A window from Nitrospinota bacterium encodes these proteins:
- the glnE gene encoding bifunctional [glutamate--ammonia ligase]-adenylyl-L-tyrosine phosphorylase/[glutamate--ammonia-ligase] adenylyltransferase: MIEELIQRIHERKPWDESLLEPMRGFSLRDPENAWKDIIALAGHAQFEKLYPGFFKVLLTLISSSHNADMALHNFERFSEKILDKDYLYTQLTDSPSLFEALIFLFSGSQILTDTLLKEPSYVDWLSRPETLANSKSKDMLMRDFYEMAGEEFQGKNIFPSLRKFKKREYIRIGLRDLLGKVDFKETVEDISNLADVCLQAAYEHADRELRKKYGVPVYQDADGDWKESEFAILGMGKLGGCELNYSSDIDLIYIYTSSQGVTRPVHENDSSTMSISNHEYFSKLALEISKSLNEITSDGNVFRVDLELRPEGKSGEIVNSLASCEVYYQSWGRTWERQALIKARVSAGSESLGQEFFEMIEPFIYRRSLDFDAIEEIKSMKRRINQSLKGKHSKGNIKLGFGGIREVEFFVQAYQLLLGGRDKSLRVRDSLGAMKTLCEKNIISYEDHEQLRDAYIFLRNLENRVQITFGLQTYLLPEKEADLAVLARKMRVMGDSQKFLADNLMKEYEKHTRFVGKIFAEQFVEKEKREAAETISSEWDRSRIGEEQFTISHLEQIPFLPDPKRAYRFLVSFRDGAQFSHPSVQSIQEFYSIIPKILQQCRKVPLPDSAIENLCHFVEATGARDSFISLFQENEKFLELLLILFGSSGMLSQILIRRPDLVDVLTDMDSIYRFKKAEKIREDLDRALKNATDLESRSITLRRVKQAEELRIGVRYLIKEADLAGTLEDLSNLADVFLETVFQISCEELEKKSGNPCLNNFCIIGMGKLGGHELNFGSDLDVILVYGEGETDPPPEGFASYYSALSQLIYKLTSEMTSAGYAYKIDTELRPEGDAGVLVLSIDGYEKYFESRARIWEQQALVRARFTAGNVGVGEKFIESSQRFVYQGKLEYGALIEISRLRERMEIELAKESTKGKNVKLGFGGLADIEFAVQILQLMHGKKFLRLRQTNTLLALKSFVDLGLVDQVLAEELMDSYLFLRNLECVLRIIRQTPTNILPKDNIELAPLARMLGYEGDEAESLASSLLEDYARHTQQVRKHYRKIIGNLLRAH; encoded by the coding sequence ATGATAGAAGAACTGATCCAACGAATTCATGAACGCAAGCCGTGGGATGAATCCTTGCTAGAGCCTATGCGCGGCTTTTCTCTTCGCGATCCTGAAAATGCATGGAAAGACATTATTGCTTTGGCAGGCCATGCCCAATTTGAAAAGTTATATCCCGGGTTTTTCAAAGTCTTGTTAACGCTGATTTCAAGTTCGCACAATGCGGATATGGCTTTGCACAACTTCGAGCGTTTTTCAGAGAAAATTTTAGATAAGGATTATTTATACACTCAACTGACCGATTCTCCCTCCTTGTTTGAAGCTTTGATCTTTTTGTTCTCTGGAAGCCAAATTCTCACCGATACACTCCTGAAGGAACCTTCATACGTAGATTGGTTGAGTCGCCCTGAAACCCTGGCCAATTCAAAATCCAAGGATATGTTAATGAGAGATTTCTATGAAATGGCTGGAGAAGAGTTTCAAGGAAAGAATATTTTCCCATCTCTCAGAAAATTCAAAAAAAGAGAATACATTCGCATTGGGTTAAGGGACTTGCTGGGGAAAGTTGACTTCAAGGAAACTGTTGAGGATATTTCTAACCTTGCGGATGTATGTTTGCAGGCCGCCTATGAGCATGCCGACCGTGAACTGCGAAAAAAATATGGGGTTCCTGTTTACCAGGATGCTGATGGGGATTGGAAGGAATCGGAATTTGCAATTCTCGGTATGGGTAAGCTGGGAGGTTGTGAGCTTAACTACAGTTCCGACATTGACTTGATTTATATTTATACTTCGAGTCAGGGAGTAACCCGCCCTGTTCACGAAAACGATTCTTCTACCATGAGTATCTCGAATCACGAGTACTTTAGCAAGCTGGCGTTGGAAATTTCAAAGTCCCTTAATGAAATAACTTCAGATGGTAATGTGTTTCGTGTAGACCTTGAACTGCGTCCAGAAGGCAAAAGTGGAGAAATTGTAAATTCCCTGGCCAGTTGTGAAGTTTACTACCAGTCCTGGGGAAGGACCTGGGAGAGGCAGGCTCTCATCAAGGCACGCGTTTCGGCGGGCAGTGAAAGTCTCGGTCAGGAATTTTTCGAAATGATTGAACCTTTTATTTACAGGCGAAGCCTGGACTTTGATGCTATTGAGGAAATAAAGTCCATGAAGCGCAGGATCAATCAAAGCCTCAAAGGAAAACATTCAAAGGGAAATATCAAGCTTGGGTTCGGAGGAATTCGGGAAGTTGAATTCTTTGTCCAGGCCTATCAGTTACTTCTGGGTGGCAGGGATAAAAGCTTACGTGTCAGAGATTCGCTCGGCGCCATGAAAACGCTTTGTGAAAAAAATATTATCTCGTATGAAGACCACGAGCAACTTCGCGACGCTTACATATTTTTGCGAAACCTGGAAAACCGTGTGCAGATTACTTTTGGATTGCAAACATATCTCCTTCCAGAAAAGGAAGCCGACTTGGCTGTGTTAGCAAGAAAAATGAGAGTGATGGGTGATAGCCAGAAGTTTTTGGCAGATAACCTGATGAAAGAATATGAAAAGCACACCCGGTTTGTGGGAAAAATATTTGCGGAACAATTTGTTGAAAAAGAAAAAAGAGAAGCTGCAGAAACCATTTCCAGTGAATGGGATCGCTCTCGAATTGGCGAGGAGCAATTCACAATAAGCCATCTTGAACAAATCCCATTTCTTCCAGACCCCAAGAGGGCTTATCGATTTCTGGTGTCCTTTCGAGATGGTGCCCAGTTTTCACATCCTTCTGTGCAAAGTATCCAGGAGTTTTACAGCATCATTCCTAAAATATTACAGCAGTGCAGAAAAGTGCCTCTTCCTGACTCGGCAATTGAAAACCTGTGCCATTTTGTGGAAGCAACAGGGGCACGGGACTCATTTATCAGCTTGTTTCAGGAGAATGAGAAGTTTTTGGAGTTATTGCTTATTCTTTTTGGCAGCAGTGGAATGCTGTCACAAATTCTTATAAGACGGCCTGATTTAGTGGATGTGTTAACAGATATGGATAGCATCTACCGCTTTAAGAAGGCTGAAAAAATCAGGGAAGATTTGGACCGGGCTTTAAAAAATGCCACAGACCTTGAATCCAGGTCGATAACACTCCGACGCGTAAAACAGGCGGAAGAACTTCGAATAGGTGTGCGCTACCTGATCAAGGAAGCGGACCTGGCTGGAACGCTGGAAGACCTTTCCAATCTTGCGGATGTATTTCTGGAAACGGTTTTTCAAATTTCATGCGAAGAACTGGAAAAAAAATCCGGTAATCCTTGCCTGAATAATTTTTGCATCATTGGTATGGGTAAGCTGGGCGGTCATGAATTGAATTTCGGTTCAGATCTCGATGTTATTCTGGTCTACGGTGAAGGAGAAACCGATCCCCCGCCTGAGGGTTTTGCCAGTTATTATTCAGCATTGTCACAGTTAATCTATAAACTGACTTCTGAGATGACTTCCGCGGGTTATGCCTACAAAATTGATACTGAGCTCAGGCCAGAGGGCGATGCCGGGGTCCTGGTTCTTTCAATAGATGGATACGAAAAATACTTCGAGTCTCGCGCAAGAATCTGGGAACAACAGGCTTTGGTAAGAGCAAGATTTACAGCCGGTAATGTTGGGGTTGGTGAAAAATTTATAGAATCTTCCCAACGATTTGTTTATCAGGGCAAACTCGAATATGGAGCGCTTATAGAAATTTCGCGTTTGCGGGAAAGAATGGAGATCGAACTGGCAAAAGAATCCACCAAAGGAAAAAATGTGAAGTTGGGATTTGGAGGATTAGCGGATATTGAGTTTGCGGTTCAAATTCTCCAATTGATGCACGGAAAAAAGTTTTTGCGTCTCAGGCAAACGAACACTCTCCTGGCTTTGAAAAGTTTTGTCGATCTCGGTTTGGTGGACCAGGTTTTGGCGGAAGAACTTATGGACAGTTACCTTTTTCTAAGGAACCTGGAATGTGTTTTGCGAATCATCCGACAGACACCAACCAATATTCTCCCAAAAGATAACATTGAGCTGGCACCTTTAGCCCGAATGCTCGGATATGAAGGTGATGAAGCGGAAAGCCTGGCGAGTTCCTTACTTGAAGACTATGCACGCCATACCCAACAGGTGCGTAAGCACTACCGAAAAATAATTGGCAACCTGCTCCGCGCGCACTAA
- a CDS encoding aspartate kinase, translating into MNKSLIVQKYGGTSVGTLERIEHVADRIAKVRATGTDIVAVVSAMAGETDKLLKMARSLTKSPANREIDLLLSSGERISAALLTIALQSRGIPALSLTGRQIGMQTDSTHTRARIQNIDAKRALKMLKKNHVIVVAGFQGINEEGDVTTLGRGGTDTTAVALAVALGAGKCEIYTDVDGVYTTDPRIVPQAKKLDVVSYDEMLEMASLGAKVLQIRCVEFAHKYKMPLLVKSSFTEEGKGTLICEEDPKMEQPVVSGIMCDKNQAKITLKEVPDQPGIAANIFEPLAASSISVDMIIQNVSEQGHTDLSFTLQREELDEAMVIMNKVAKKIRAANVSADAKIVKVSIVGAGMRSHSGVAAQIFKTLSAHKINILMISTSEIKVSCIIQQKHSKQAVVALHGAFELEDKKTKKKTAKKKSTAKK; encoded by the coding sequence ATGAACAAATCTTTAATCGTACAAAAATATGGCGGTACCTCTGTCGGCACCTTGGAACGCATTGAGCATGTGGCGGACCGCATCGCCAAAGTCCGCGCAACTGGAACAGATATTGTTGCTGTCGTTTCCGCAATGGCAGGAGAAACCGACAAGCTGTTAAAAATGGCAAGGAGCCTGACCAAAAGCCCGGCCAACAGGGAAATAGACCTGCTCTTGTCTTCCGGAGAACGTATTTCAGCGGCCCTGTTAACTATTGCCCTGCAGTCCAGGGGCATTCCAGCTCTTTCCCTGACCGGGAGACAGATCGGTATGCAAACAGACAGCACCCACACCCGGGCTCGCATACAGAACATTGATGCCAAGCGAGCCCTGAAAATGTTGAAGAAAAATCATGTGATCGTGGTCGCCGGGTTCCAGGGTATCAATGAGGAAGGCGATGTGACCACTTTGGGTCGAGGCGGAACAGACACCACTGCTGTGGCCCTTGCTGTAGCACTCGGTGCCGGGAAATGCGAAATATATACGGATGTCGATGGCGTTTACACCACTGACCCAAGAATCGTACCTCAGGCCAAAAAGCTGGATGTGGTATCTTATGATGAAATGCTTGAAATGGCCAGCCTGGGAGCCAAGGTCCTGCAAATTCGTTGTGTGGAATTTGCCCATAAATACAAGATGCCCCTGCTCGTTAAATCATCGTTTACCGAAGAGGGCAAAGGAACATTGATCTGTGAGGAGGATCCAAAAATGGAACAACCGGTTGTTTCTGGAATCATGTGCGACAAAAACCAGGCAAAAATTACCCTGAAGGAAGTTCCAGACCAGCCGGGTATTGCAGCTAATATTTTTGAACCATTGGCGGCCTCGTCAATTTCTGTTGATATGATCATCCAGAATGTCAGCGAACAGGGGCACACCGACCTTTCGTTCACATTACAACGGGAAGAACTCGATGAAGCTATGGTCATAATGAATAAAGTGGCAAAAAAAATTAGAGCTGCCAACGTCAGTGCGGATGCCAAAATTGTTAAAGTTTCAATTGTCGGTGCGGGCATGAGAAGCCACTCTGGAGTTGCGGCGCAAATTTTTAAAACCCTGTCCGCGCATAAAATTAACATATTGATGATAAGTACTTCAGAAATAAAAGTATCTTGTATTATTCAGCAAAAACATTCCAAACAGGCTGTTGTTGCATTGCATGGTGCTTTTGAACTCGAAGACAAAAAAACCAAAAAGAAAACAGCAAAAAAAAAGAGCACTGCTAAAAAATGA
- the cimA gene encoding citramalate synthase, whose protein sequence is MSSVKIYDTTLRDGSQAEGISFTVEDKIRIAHKLDELGVHYVEGGWPGSNPRDIDFFEKANRATFSQTRITAFGSTRYPGKTVESDTVLQALLKTETQVVTLFGKTWDLHVQDALGTNLDENLRMIYESIAYMKKHRDEVLFDCEHFFDGYKNNPEYALKTIKEAESAGADWVVLCDTNGGTLPHEVRAIFDDVKKSISVNMGIHAHNDSEVAVANSLTAVQSGAGQVQGTINGIGERCGNANLVSIISNLKIKMGIDCMTDEQLQTLKDVSAFVDELANRAHWNQQPFVGKSAFAHKGGVHVSAVRKNALTYEHIEPERVGNHQRILVSDLSGKSNVLHKAREYGIDVDDKDPKVAKILNSLKESENLGFQFEGAEASFELMMRDALGQKEVFFEFIGFRVIVEKRKEDEEPISEATVKLRVNGVQEVSAAEGTGPINALDKAIKKALVKFYPELEEVNLYDYKVRILDEKKGTSAKTRVLVESGDHHSKWGTVGVSENIIEASWQALIDSIDHKLNKNR, encoded by the coding sequence ATGAGTTCCGTAAAAATTTATGACACCACGCTCAGAGACGGATCCCAAGCGGAAGGAATTTCGTTCACCGTTGAGGATAAAATCCGCATCGCCCACAAACTGGACGAGCTGGGAGTGCATTATGTAGAAGGAGGATGGCCGGGATCGAATCCAAGGGATATCGATTTTTTTGAAAAAGCCAACCGCGCTACTTTTTCACAAACACGGATCACTGCTTTTGGAAGCACTCGCTATCCCGGAAAAACTGTGGAAAGCGATACTGTTCTGCAAGCTCTTTTAAAAACAGAAACCCAAGTGGTAACCCTGTTTGGGAAAACCTGGGACCTGCATGTGCAAGATGCCCTGGGCACCAACCTTGATGAAAATCTTCGCATGATTTATGAAAGCATCGCCTATATGAAAAAACATCGCGATGAAGTTCTCTTTGATTGCGAACATTTTTTTGATGGCTATAAAAATAATCCTGAATATGCCCTCAAGACAATCAAGGAAGCAGAGTCTGCAGGGGCCGACTGGGTTGTCCTTTGCGATACCAATGGCGGCACACTTCCACATGAAGTTCGCGCGATTTTCGATGATGTTAAAAAGTCCATATCTGTCAACATGGGGATTCATGCCCATAACGATTCGGAAGTGGCGGTCGCCAACTCTCTCACCGCTGTTCAATCAGGGGCCGGGCAGGTTCAGGGCACTATCAATGGAATTGGTGAGCGCTGTGGAAACGCTAATCTGGTTTCTATTATTTCCAATCTTAAAATTAAAATGGGCATCGACTGCATGACCGATGAACAATTGCAAACCCTGAAAGACGTTTCCGCTTTTGTAGATGAACTGGCCAACCGGGCACACTGGAACCAGCAACCGTTTGTAGGGAAAAGTGCTTTTGCGCATAAGGGAGGTGTGCACGTAAGTGCGGTACGCAAAAACGCATTGACCTATGAACACATCGAACCTGAAAGAGTTGGCAACCACCAGCGCATTCTGGTTTCAGACCTTTCAGGAAAAAGTAATGTACTTCATAAGGCCAGGGAATACGGCATCGATGTTGATGATAAAGATCCCAAGGTTGCAAAAATCCTCAACTCCCTTAAGGAGTCAGAGAACCTGGGCTTTCAGTTTGAAGGTGCAGAGGCTTCATTTGAACTAATGATGCGTGATGCGCTAGGGCAGAAAGAAGTCTTTTTTGAATTTATAGGCTTCCGTGTCATCGTTGAAAAACGCAAAGAAGATGAAGAGCCCATTTCTGAAGCCACTGTTAAGTTAAGGGTAAATGGTGTTCAGGAAGTCTCGGCCGCTGAAGGAACAGGTCCCATCAATGCTCTGGATAAAGCCATCAAAAAAGCTTTGGTGAAATTTTACCCGGAACTGGAAGAAGTCAACCTCTACGATTACAAGGTTCGTATCCTGGATGAAAAAAAAGGTACAAGCGCAAAAACGCGAGTCCTGGTAGAGTCTGGCGACCATCATTCAAAATGGGGAACTGTAGGTGTCTCTGAAAATATCATCGAAGCCAGTTGGCAGGCCTTAATCGACAGCATTGATCACAAGCTAAATAAAAACCGATAA